The DNA window TTGATCAAAAGAGAATTATTCATTTTCTCAATCATTTTCTTTTGGAACGCATGGCTTTTGTTTTTTCAACAGACAGGTCATTGAGCAGTTTTTGATATTCTTCACTTTCTACCGGTAATAAAGCCACTTTTCCTTCCAAGTTATGATGGAATCCGAATCCGTATCTCTTGGCAAGAGGTGAAGAGCGAAGGCACGCCTGGCCCTTGGAAAAAAACTTTTCTCTTTCTTCCTTTTTATCACCTTCCGATATGTCGTTTTTTATAGCATAACATTCAAAGATAATATCGTCAGAAGAGTATTGATAAGGATTTTTAACGATTTTTTCATATTGAAGAAGAGCTAATGTCTTTTCTTTCTTTTCAGGAGGAATCTGTGATTGAGAAACGGGACAATCTTCTGCAACCTGAATAAGAGTATTTGTATAATTGGTGGTATGAAGTTTCATTTCAATTTAAATGAGATGGTTATTAAAAATTAAAAATCTGAATCACAAAGATCCAGATTTTTTAATGATAAATATTATTCTTTATATTCTAAAATTTCGCCGGGTTGGCAATCCAAAGCTTTACATATAGCTTCCAGGGTGCTAAAGCGCACTGCCTTTGCTTTGCCGGTTTTTAAAATAGAAAGATTAGATAGTGTAAGATCTACTTTTTCTGACAGCTCATTCAATGACATTTTTCTTTTGGCCATTATCACATCTAAATTTACTATAATCGGCATAATCTATATTGTTAAATCGTTTTCAGATTGTATTTCTATTCCTCTTTTAAATACTTGTGCAATGATAAAAATGATTCCTCCAAAAAACAAATATTCACTTCCAAATCCTATAAAATCATTGATGTTGCTTAGCTGAATTCCTTTTTTAATAAAATCTTCGCTGTAAGACATTGCTAGTAAAGAAAGGATGCCGATAGCTAATGCAGAATAGCTGATTTTTGTAATGAGTCGCATTACCGTTTCACTGAAAGGAGCTGCCAGATTAATCTTCTGAAAGATCTGAACAACAAGAAACGCCAGATAAGCTTTGTATCCCGCTAAAAATATAGTACTTGACATCATCAGTTTATATGAATTGATATTATATTGATACAGTTCATAGAGATTAAGTCCTTCGTAAAGATTCTTTGCTCCATCAGGGTTTACGATGGTTACGATAAATGAAAAGGCAAGTGCGCCAGCTTTTACACATGAGCCGATAAATATAATCCAGGCTATAACGTTGAGTACGGAAATAATTTTTGTTGTTTTCATATTAATTATATTTTAATTTGATGCAAATATCAATAATTATTTATTGAAAAACAATAAATATTTGCTTTTTTTCGATTAAATAGCTTTTTTCGATTCAACATAATGTGAGAAATGTTTAAAAAAAGCTTTGATTTGAAATTATTAATTGTATCTTGCATACGTTTATATTTGGAATCAATATTTGTTCATTAATTTATGTTGCTTTTCTTTTATATACCAAATTTTTATTAATTTTTTAATTTATTTTAAAATGAACATTTTTGTTTCAAACATCAATTACGCAACTAAAGAGTATGAGTTGCACGATCTATTCGCAGAATTTGGAGATGTATCATCTGCCAAAATCGTTACAGACAGAGAAACTGGTCGTTCCAGAGGTTTCGGTTTCGTAGAAATGGGTGATGAAGAAGGGAAGCAGGCTATTGAAGCTCTTAATCAAAAAGAATTCAACGGAAAAACACTGAACGTATCAGAAGCTAAGCCAAGAGAAGAGAAGCCAAGAAGAAGCTTCGATAACAACAGAAGTGGTGGTGGTTATGGTAACAACAACAACAGAGGCGGAGGCTATGGTGGTGGTAACAACAACCGTAGTGGAGGCGGAAATCGTTGGTAAAAATATGAAGCGGCTTTTTAAGCCGCTTTTTTTATGCATTTTTTTTTACAAATATAGTATCTGCATCTGAAATAGTAAATTTTAAAACGAATAGTATTATTGAGATTACTATTTTTGATCAAAATTTAATTTTCAGTGAATCACTTGATTAGTAATTGTGATGGTAGGTTTATAATTTTTTGGCATAATTTTAGAATTTTTAATTCATCAAAAAAATAATAGTAATGAAAAGACATTTATTATCATTAGTAATGGTGTTTAGTGGATTCTTATTGAATGCGCAAAATATTTATAACGGCCAGACGCTGCAACAAAATAGAAAGTATTGGGGAACAGATAACGGATATTATCTGATGTTTCAAAACGACGGAAATCTGGTATTGTATACAAGAGATGGTTCTCCGGTCTGGGATACGAAAACAACAGACAGAGGGGTGAAAGCTGTATTTCAGGAAGATGGAAATTTGGTAGTATACACACCTGCAAATGGAGTAGCGTTTACTTCTAATACGTATGGTAAAGGAGCAGACAGATTAACTGTTCAGGATGATGGAAATTTGGTTATCTACAATGGATCAAATCCTTTATGGGCCTCTAAAAGCGGAGGTAAACCCATCAATAATAATTCCCGCAACGATTATGGTTTTAGAAGAGATTATGTAAATAAAGGATATAAGCTCCGTGGGGGCGAAAAACTTTATTCTTCTAATGGTAACTATTACCTGATTTTCCAAAATGACGGAAACCTGGTTCTTTCAAATCGTAACGGAAATGCAATATGGGGCGCAGGAACAGAAAGGAGAGGAGACAGAGCAGAATTTCAGAATGATGGAAATCTCGTTATTTATGACAGATACAATAAATCAATCTGGAGTTCAAATACTTTCGGAAAAGGAGCCGAAAAACTTATGGTACAGAATGACGGGAATCTGGTAATTTATGGTAGAAATCTTAATCCGGTTTGGAGTACGGGAACCCAACGCTAAAAAATAAAAAATACAAAGTTTGTATATATAACAAGAGGCTGTTTCTTAATGAAACAGCCTCTTGTTATTTTATTTAATCAGGAGATAAGCATCTTCGAAATAAATGTAATCTTTATTATTATAAGAGTCTTTCTCTTTTGTAATCTGTTTGAAAATAAGTTTAATACGATATTTTCCAAGATTGGCAGTCATTTCAATATGCGGAACTTTTACTGTTCCTGTTTTTCCTTGATTTTCTTTAAACAATGCCATAATCTGAGGCCCGAAATCTACTTCATCCTTTGAATTTAAATTTAATTTTAAAGATGATTTCTGATCCAACTCGTCGGTTA is part of the Chryseobacterium lactis genome and encodes:
- a CDS encoding DUF2975 domain-containing protein, whose translation is MKTTKIISVLNVIAWIIFIGSCVKAGALAFSFIVTIVNPDGAKNLYEGLNLYELYQYNINSYKLMMSSTIFLAGYKAYLAFLVVQIFQKINLAAPFSETVMRLITKISYSALAIGILSLLAMSYSEDFIKKGIQLSNINDFIGFGSEYLFFGGIIFIIAQVFKRGIEIQSENDLTI
- a CDS encoding RNA recognition motif domain-containing protein, with translation MNIFVSNINYATKEYELHDLFAEFGDVSSAKIVTDRETGRSRGFGFVEMGDEEGKQAIEALNQKEFNGKTLNVSEAKPREEKPRRSFDNNRSGGGYGNNNNRGGGYGGGNNNRSGGGNRW
- a CDS encoding curculin domain-containing protein; its protein translation is MKRHLLSLVMVFSGFLLNAQNIYNGQTLQQNRKYWGTDNGYYLMFQNDGNLVLYTRDGSPVWDTKTTDRGVKAVFQEDGNLVVYTPANGVAFTSNTYGKGADRLTVQDDGNLVIYNGSNPLWASKSGGKPINNNSRNDYGFRRDYVNKGYKLRGGEKLYSSNGNYYLIFQNDGNLVLSNRNGNAIWGAGTERRGDRAEFQNDGNLVIYDRYNKSIWSSNTFGKGAEKLMVQNDGNLVIYGRNLNPVWSTGTQR
- a CDS encoding DUF6157 family protein — translated: MKLHTTNYTNTLIQVAEDCPVSQSQIPPEKKEKTLALLQYEKIVKNPYQYSSDDIIFECYAIKNDISEGDKKEEREKFFSKGQACLRSSPLAKRYGFGFHHNLEGKVALLPVESEEYQKLLNDLSVEKTKAMRSKRK
- a CDS encoding helix-turn-helix domain-containing protein, with the protein product MPIIVNLDVIMAKRKMSLNELSEKVDLTLSNLSILKTGKAKAVRFSTLEAICKALDCQPGEILEYKE